Proteins co-encoded in one Setaria viridis chromosome 9, Setaria_viridis_v4.0, whole genome shotgun sequence genomic window:
- the LOC117838593 gene encoding uncharacterized protein — MPLSRHTVGNEFALGGRDLYRTADQHDPEAVLDGVAMAGLVGVLRQLGDLAEFAAQVFHGLYDEVMSTSARGHGLMLRVQQLEAELPLLEKESCQRDYLYVVSNRGVDWHLNPRVEHGVVTRGDTPRFIMASIKRCHGPPKLFMLDKYDIGGEGACLKRYTDPSFFKMDSACSTALQEGIQSERRPLKAMEIRPNLQNGEIFRPPNAADTASKLEADLSGEAMDEVPINRRRLKYRQLNGSVFQSFRPHMQNLYEKASSEEKPPALDQSEVRISMIDSPDSNTEERDIMVDTSVNMDKVKVTVRKNRSISEEARSSDARSAGSSKGYNSEVDIYVDALTTMDSEAETDSEQRDHRDHHAFARMDPDNACSDAQNATAPRSSSFEKKDLSDVASTNRDMSNQHEEEAIVSTPQIKPVVGEHERTSSLEELFEQEKPASWDHERSSSLEELLTEDFHASESGEREQATEETGGNGSATNASSNGMQDITKKSKEAKENSSLATISFKKIASKRSKYVGGMELIASKVGILPRKLSKKHDPFCDSLRSMAKQLLELKYDGTQDSDLYDFEANGEGCNVKYLEMYDPPVEIKESAVHKIPSDSPHDDVGSRKCQQEELNHESEHDIPPTDSPHDSVPDDRNLFQDSNIVTSPSSQEEEGCASTAPDEHSSTGVLNHMLEHDQEKFEEHPDREVTEDTDTEVVSENASDTGEDLKEDIEESNKSDAYALDDETAEYIEEQAVSDGMNSSPVSSKQSDDPCLITPLTLADEDDTGACKITDSYTPEVEHMTLSETFMDTDLSKVVTESVIDSEDAMPDDKQYYLHLEPTFGQGAVLSSSEIVVQNGQVPLCSSSTVAVTPELTVNTKEKHELHPVVHQEPPNSCNSSTEVFGDPLAPDSRDVPPPIISSFDWMLNGPMQQSLNVLPAQPTYGSAQGNGSSEDAPPLPPLPPMQWRTNKLQMGSSPLSAKIGRPPRPKPPVKHQESEGNSSLDKINENAEILQENSLHIGSSLQNEMVQATVPDDHEANQFLNRDSQENHCGEGDKKHDVEVSNPLSSSEVECVAEFASVKSENLHISQSNELIVIPEEAWSDFGNIKFIPEQEGKHQLSNGVYGFGGLYAAGLSAQKTNEKHEIVVDYKDMDFSSAGCNKAADSEENKSNGAPKQEDMLSPGLTAQQEKGEHGNSDDKAMEFSSALEEELAKSPTHPVPKPPRYPLLPVTSHDRSMLRKAPTLVQPSSKLSDEKNTILEEIKNKSFNLKPVLAKRPSVMGGPRTNLQVVAIIERAHAIRQAVADDDDEDSWSE, encoded by the exons ATGCCCCTGTCGCGGCACACGGTCGGGAACGAGTTCGCGCTCGGCGGCCGCGACCTCTACCGCACGGCCGACCAGCACGACCCCGAGGCCGTCCTCGATGGCGTCGCCATGgccggcctcgtcggcgtcctccgccAGCTCGGCGACCTCGCCGA ATTTGCTGCACAGGTGTTCCATGGTCTGTATGATGAGGTGATGAGCACGTCTGCGCGAGGGCACGGGCTCATGCTCCGAGTGCAGCAGCTGGAGGCGGAGCTGCCACTGCTTGAGAAAGAATCCTGCCAGAGAGACTACCTATATGTTGTTTCTAACAGGG GTGTTGATTGGCATTTGAATCCGAGGGTGGAGCATGGGGTTGTGACAAGAGGCGACACGCCTCGCTTCATCATGGCGTCCATCAAGCGGTGCCACGGGCCTCCCAAACTTTTCATGCTTGACAA GTATGATATCGGTGGCGAGGGTGCGTGCCTGAAGAGATACACTGACCCATCGTTCTTCAAGATGGATTCCGCATGTTCTACCGCACTGCAGGAAGGGATTCAAAGTGAAAGAAGACCTCTAAAAGCCATG GAGATCAGGCCTAACCTTCAGAATGGCGAGATTTTCCGACCCCCAAATGCAGCTGACACCGCCTCCAA ATTGGAGGCTGATTTGTCTGGTGAAGCTATGGATGAAGTTCCTATAAATCGCAGACGACTGAAGTACCGACAGTTAAATGGATCTGTATTTCAAAGCTTCAGACCGCATATGCAGAATCTGTATGAAAAGGCTTCATCAGAGGAGAAACCCCCTGCACTTGATCAATCAGAAGTGCGTATCTCTATGATTGATTCGCCTGACTCAAACACGGAAGAGAGAGACATCATGGTAGACACGTCCGTCAACATGGACAAAGTCAAGGTCACTGTTCGCAAGAACAGATCGATTTCTGAAGAAGCACGTTCTTCAGATGCTCGGTCAGCAGGAAGCAGCAAGGGATACAACTCTGAAGTTGATATCTACGTGGACGCACTGACCACGATGGATTCTGAAGCAGAGACAGACTCAGAGCAAAGAGACCATCGAGACCACCATGCCTTTGCTCGGATGGATCCAGACAATGCATGCTCAGATGCTCAAAATGCTACAGCACCGCGGTCTAGCAGCTTTGAGAAGAAAGACTTGTCAGATGTTGCCTCAACAAACAGAGATATGAGTAACCAGCATGAAGAAGAAGCTATTGTCTCCACACCACAGATCAAACCAGTTGTTGGTGAACATGAGAGGACTAGTTCGTTGGAGGAACTGTTTGAGCAAGAAAAACCAGCTTCTTGGGATCATGAGAGGAGTAGTTCCTTGGAGGAATTGCTCACCGAAGATTTCCATGCTTCAGAATCCGGCGAAAGAGAGCAAGCTACTGAAGAAACGGGTGGCAATGGCAGTGCCACCAATGCTTCATCAAATGGCATGCAAGATATTACTAAGAAGAGCAAGGAAGCCAAGGAGAATTCCAGCCTCGCAACCATTTCGTTCAAGAAAATAGCAAGCAAGAGGTCCAAGTATGTCGGTGGTATGGAGCTGATTGCTTCAAAAGTTGGCATTCTGCCAAGGAAACTCTCCAAGAAGCATGACCCTTTCTGTGATTCCCTCCGAAGCATGGCGAAGCAACTGCTTGAGCTGAAGTATGATGGCACTCAAGATAGTGACTTATATGACTTCGAAGCAAATGGCGAGGGATGCAATGTCAAGTACCTGGAAATGTATGATCCGCCTGTTGAAATTAAGGAGAGTGCTGTGCACAAAATTCCTTCAGATTCACCTCATGATGATGTGGGCTCAAGAAAGTGCCAGCAGGAAGAATTGAACCATGAGTCGGAGCATGATATTCCACCAACTGACAGTCCACATGATTCGGTCCCTGATGATAGAAATTTATTTCAGGATTCCAACATTGTCACATCACCCAGTTCCCAAGAGGAAGAAGGATGTGCAAGTACTGCACCTGATGAGCATTCATCTACTGGAGTGCTCAACCATATGTTGGAACATGATCAAGAgaagtttgaggaacatcctgacAGGGAAGTGACCGAGGACACTGATACTGAGGTTGTTTCAGAAAATGCATCTGATACGGGTGAAGACTTGAAAGAAGATATTGAGGAAAGCAACAAATCTGATGCATatgcattggatgatgaaacTGCTGAGTACATAGAAGAGCAAGCAGTTTCAGATGGCATGAACTCCTCACCGGTTTCATCCAAGCAATCTGATGATCCTTGCCTGATAACTCCACTCACTCTCGCAGATGAAGATGACACAGGGGCATGTAAGATCACCGACAGCTACACCCCTGAAGTGGAGCATATGACACTGTCAGAAACATTCATGGATACTGATCTATCTAAGGTAGTAACCGAGTCAGTAATCGACAGTGAAGATGCCATGCCAGATGATAAACAGTACTATTTACATCTAGAACCTACTTTTGGACAAGGTGCAGTTCTCAGCAGCTCCGAAATTGTTGTCCAAAACGGTCAAGTGCCGCTGTGCAGCTCATCCACGGTGGCTGTAACTCCAGAACTAACGGTAAACACCAAGGAAAAGCATGAATTGCATCCAGTTGTGCATCAAGAACCACCTAATTCGTGCAACAGCAGTACTGAAGTTTTTGGAGATCCACTAGCTCCTGACTCCAGAGATGTTCCACCGCCGATCATTTCAAGCTTTGATTGGATGCTCAATGGTCCAATGCAGCAGTCATTGAATGTCCTTCCTGCTCAACCAACTTATGGAAGTGCACAAGGAAATGGTTCATCTGAAGATGCACCGCCGCTTCCCCCTCTTCCACCAATGCAGTGGCGAACAAACAAGCTTCAGATGGGGTCATCACCTTTATCTGCAAAGATTGGGCGACCACCAAGGCCAAAACCTCCAGTAAAACACCAAGAAAGCGAAGGCAACTCTTCACTggataaaataaatgaaaatgcAGAAATTCTTCAGGAAAATAGTCTGCATATAGGCTCCAGTTTGCAGAATGAAATGGTGCAGGCAACGGTTCCTGATGATCATGAGGCAAATCAATTCCTTAATAGGGATTCTCAAGAAAATCATTGTGGAGAGGGAGATAAAAAGCATGATGTTGAGGTTTCTAATCCGCTTTCCTCGTCAGAAGTCGAATGCGTGGCAGAATTCGCTTCAGTAAAAAGTGAAAATCTGCACATTTCGCAGTCAAATGAGCTTATAGTTATTCCAGAAGAGGCGTGGTCAGATTTTGGGAATATAAAATTTATACCAGAACAAGAAGGAAAACACCAACTAAGCAATGGAGTTTATGGTTTCGGTGGCTTGTACGCTGCTGGTTTGTCAGCACAAAAGACAAACGAGAAGCATGAAATAGTTGTTGATTATAAGGATATGGATTTCTCATCTGCAGGTTGCAACAAAGCTGCAGATTCAGAAGAAAATAAATCGAATGGTGCTCCTAAACAGGAAGATATGCTGAGTCCTGGCCTGACAGCACAGCAGGAAAAAGGTGAACATGGCAATTCTGATGACAAGGCAATGGAGTTTTCCTCTGCATTAGAAGAGGAACTGGCAAAATCTCCAACTCATCCAGTGCCAAAACCACCTAGATATCCTCTACTTCCAGTTACTTCTCATGACAGAAGCATG CTAAGAAAGGCTCCAACTTTGGTTCAACCTTCAAGTAAGCTTTCAGATGAGAAGAACACAATACTGGAGGAGATAAAGAACAAG TCTTTCAACCTGAAGCCTGTTCTTGCAAAGAGACCAAGTGTGATGGGTGGTCCAAGAACGAACTTACAAGTGGTGGCCATCATCGAGAGAGCCCACGCCATTCGCCAG GCTGTTGCTGATGACGATGACGAGGACAGCTGGAGTGAGTAG
- the LOC117836216 gene encoding uncharacterized protein, giving the protein MGKRLPAAAAAVAAAAVRSYARSLRSPSFAASTAGKAAKTPPNPLDTPRNSAAAAAAAAAASSGRAEVRDLAAACGLQEDERVPLAEVVSDCTRRWFQDALKEARAGDITMQVLVGQMYRSGYGVNKNEHKARVWMEKASRYRSTVWKVSNKRPGYNASDSDSDSGDAKESYK; this is encoded by the exons ATGGGCAAGcgcctcccggccgccgccgctgcagtcgccgccgctgcggtcCGCTCCTACGCCCGCAGCCTCCGCTCCCCCTCtttcgccgcctccaccgccgggaaGGCAGCGAAGACGCCGCCCAACCCACTGGATACGCCCAGgaactccgccgccgcggccgccgctgcggcggcggccagctccGGGCGGGCCGAGGTGCGGGAtttggcggcggcgtgcgggctCCAGGAGGACGAGCGAGTGCCGCTCGCGGAGGTGGTGTCGGACTGCACGAGGCGGTGGTTCCAGGACGCGCTCAAGGAGGCGCGCGCCGGCGACATCACCATGCAGGTGCTCGTCGGCCAGATGTACCGCAGTGGATACGGCGTCAACAAGAACGAGCACAAG GCAAGGGTTTGGATGGAGAAAGCATCAAGGTATCGATCTACAGTCTGGAAAGTTAGCAATAAACGCCCAG GTTACAATGCTAGTGACTCGGACTCAGATTCAGGTGATGCTAAAGAATCATACAAATAA
- the LOC117840953 gene encoding U2 small nuclear ribonucleoprotein B'', which produces MLSGDIPPNQTIYLNNLNEKVKKEELKRSLYALCSQYGRILDVVALKTQKLRGQAWVVFSEITAATNAFRGLQDFDFYGKKMRVQYAKTKSDCIAKEDGTYAPKEKRKKQEEKAAEKKRRAEEAQQSGPNASAAQSNGTGYQASRLGKVSQEQLPPNNILFIQNLPDQTTSMMLQILFQQYPGFREVRMIEAKPGIAFVEFEDDSQSNVAMLALQGFKITPENPMAISYAKK; this is translated from the exons atgttgTCCGGCGACATCCCCCCGAACCAGACCATCTACCTCAACAACCTTAACGAGAAGGTCAAGAAAGAAG AGTTGAAGAGGTCACTTTATGCCCTGTGCTCACAGTATGGAAGGATACTGGATGTGGTGGCCTTGAAAACTCAAAAACTGAGGGGGCAAGCATGGGTTGTGTTTAGTGAAATTACAGCTGCTACCAATGCTTTCCGAGGATTGCAAGACTTTGATTTCTACGGCAAAAAAATG CGAGTCCAATACGCAAAAACAAAATCTGACTGTATTGCAAAAGAAGATGGTACTTATGCTCctaaggagaaaagaaagaagcagGAGGAGAAAG CTGCTGAGAAAAAACGACGAGCAGAAGAGGCACAACAATCTGGTCCTAATGCTTCTGCTGCCCAAAGCAATGGAACT GGTTACCAAGCCTCTCGCCTGGGCAAGGTTTCACAAGAGCAGCTCCCTCCTAACAACATCCTCTTCATCCAGAACTTGCCGGACCAGACCACAAGCATGATGCTCCAGATCCTGTTCCAGCAGTACCCTGGCTTCCGGGAGGTCCGGATGATCGAGGCCAAGCCAGGCATCGCTTTCGTGGAGTTCGAGGACGACAGCCAGTCCAATGTCGCGATGCTGGCCCTCCAGGGCTTCAAGATCACCCCAGAGAACCCCATGGCTATATCCTACGCCAAAAAATGA